Proteins co-encoded in one Cytobacillus sp. NJ13 genomic window:
- the coaBC gene encoding bifunctional phosphopantothenoylcysteine decarboxylase/phosphopantothenate--cysteine ligase CoaBC — MLTGKKILLCVTGGIAVYKAAALTSKLTQAGAQVKVILSESAAKFVAPLTFQALSRHDVYTDTFDEKDSKVIAHIDLADWADLILVAPATANVIGKLANGIADNMITTTLLAASSPIWIAPAMNVHMYSHPAVQKNIETLYRFGCRFIEPSEGYLACGYVGKGRLEEPEKITETIGEFFKPSRLELTGRKVVITAGPTREKIDPVRYITNHSSGKMGYAIAEAAVSAGAEVILISGPVTINAPAGLKLIKVESAEEMYQAAIREFDHADVVIKTAAVSDYRPKVTSAQKMKKQPGDEVLELERTKDILFELGQKKKKQILIGFAAETEQVDEYAQGKLKRKNADMIVGNNVTAEGAGFGTDTNIVTFFKKDGSSEKLPLMSKKDVAVKILEEAAILLKDEHE; from the coding sequence ATGCTGACTGGAAAGAAGATATTATTATGTGTAACCGGTGGAATTGCTGTTTATAAAGCTGCAGCCTTAACGAGCAAGCTTACGCAGGCCGGAGCGCAGGTGAAAGTTATCCTAAGTGAATCGGCCGCTAAATTTGTTGCACCATTAACTTTTCAGGCGCTTTCAAGGCATGATGTTTACACCGACACTTTCGATGAAAAAGATTCGAAGGTTATTGCTCATATCGACCTTGCTGATTGGGCCGATTTGATACTTGTTGCTCCGGCTACAGCAAATGTAATCGGAAAGCTGGCCAATGGAATTGCAGACAATATGATCACAACAACCCTTTTGGCGGCATCATCACCGATCTGGATTGCGCCTGCAATGAATGTACATATGTACAGCCATCCTGCTGTCCAGAAAAATATTGAAACCTTATATCGTTTTGGCTGCAGATTTATAGAGCCTTCAGAAGGGTATCTTGCATGCGGCTATGTTGGAAAAGGCAGGCTGGAAGAACCAGAGAAAATTACAGAAACAATTGGAGAATTTTTTAAGCCCTCCAGATTGGAGCTAACTGGCCGGAAAGTGGTCATTACTGCCGGCCCAACAAGGGAAAAAATTGATCCTGTACGTTATATTACCAACCATTCTTCGGGTAAAATGGGCTATGCAATTGCGGAAGCAGCTGTATCTGCAGGAGCTGAAGTTATATTGATATCCGGTCCGGTTACAATTAATGCTCCTGCCGGCTTAAAACTGATAAAGGTAGAATCTGCTGAAGAAATGTATCAAGCGGCTATACGCGAATTTGATCATGCGGATGTTGTCATTAAGACCGCTGCAGTCTCCGATTATCGTCCAAAGGTGACTTCTGCGCAAAAAATGAAAAAACAGCCTGGGGATGAGGTATTGGAGCTTGAAAGAACAAAAGATATATTATTTGAACTGGGACAAAAAAAGAAGAAGCAAATCCTTATAGGTTTTGCGGCTGAAACTGAACAGGTTGATGAGTATGCACAGGGCAAGCTGAAGAGGAAAAATGCCGATATGATCGTCGGCAATAATGTAACTGCTGAAGGTGCAGGCTTTGGAACAGACACGAACATAGTGACATTTTTCAAAAAAGATGGGTCTTCGGAAAAGCTCCCCCTTATGTCAAAAAAGGATGTTGCAGTAAAAATACTTGAAGAAGCTGCGATCTTGTTAAAGGATGAGCATGAATGA
- the gmk gene encoding guanylate kinase → MKEKGLLIVLSGPSGVGKGTVRKEIFAQPDTAFEYSISMTTRSPRAGEVNGVDYFFKTREEFEELIRQDKLLEYAEFVGNYYGTPVDYVRETLDRGKDVFLEIEVQGARQVREKFPDGLFIFLVPPSLSELKNRIVTRGTETEDIINNRMSAAKEEIEMMNLYDYVVENDQIDLACERIKSIVVAEHCRRERVEPKYKKMLEVE, encoded by the coding sequence ATGAAAGAAAAAGGGTTATTGATTGTTCTATCCGGACCCTCAGGTGTAGGAAAAGGAACAGTAAGAAAAGAGATATTTGCTCAGCCTGATACTGCGTTTGAATACTCTATTTCAATGACAACGAGATCTCCGAGAGCGGGAGAAGTCAATGGAGTTGATTATTTTTTCAAAACGCGTGAGGAGTTTGAAGAGCTGATCAGGCAGGATAAGCTGCTTGAATATGCAGAGTTTGTCGGGAACTACTACGGAACACCAGTTGATTATGTAAGAGAAACACTGGACCGGGGCAAAGATGTTTTTCTTGAAATCGAAGTTCAGGGTGCCCGCCAAGTGCGTGAGAAATTCCCTGACGGCTTGTTCATCTTCCTGGTTCCACCTAGTTTATCCGAGCTTAAGAACCGTATCGTCACCAGAGGGACAGAGACAGAAGATATAATTAACAATCGCATGAGTGCAGCGAAAGAAGAGATTGAAATGATGAACTTATATGATTATGTTGTAGAGAATGATCAAATCGATCTCGCCTGTGAAAGAATTAAATCCATTGTGGTAGCAGAACACTGCCGCAGGGAACGTGTAGAACCTAAATACAAAAAGATGCTGGAGGTAGAATAA
- the fmt gene encoding methionyl-tRNA formyltransferase — MTKIVFMGTPYFSVPVLKQIIEDGYEVIGVVTQPDRPVGRKKVLTPPPVKVEAERQGIPVYQPEKIRQPEELEKVLALKPDLVVTAAFGQILPKELLDAPKFGCVNVHASLLPELRGGAPIHYSILQGKEKTGITIMYMAEKLDAGDILTQVEVPITERDTVGTLHDKLSAAGSKLLSETLPKLLNGELTPVRQNDEKATFAYNIKREQEKINWSKTGEEIYNHIRGLNPWPVAYTTFDGKVIKIWNSEKVNSAESKEPGTIIRLEEDGIVVAAGNETAIKITEMQPSGKKKMPAEQFLRGAGSHLTAGGRLGDPE, encoded by the coding sequence ATGACAAAAATCGTATTTATGGGCACACCCTATTTCTCAGTGCCTGTACTGAAGCAAATAATAGAGGACGGATATGAAGTAATTGGAGTGGTTACTCAGCCTGACAGGCCTGTTGGAAGGAAAAAAGTCCTTACTCCCCCGCCTGTAAAAGTCGAAGCTGAAAGACAGGGCATCCCTGTGTATCAGCCCGAAAAAATCCGCCAGCCAGAAGAACTGGAGAAAGTTCTTGCTCTTAAGCCTGACCTGGTAGTCACTGCTGCGTTTGGTCAAATTTTGCCGAAGGAGCTTTTGGATGCACCCAAGTTCGGATGCGTAAATGTCCATGCATCATTGCTTCCTGAATTGCGCGGAGGTGCACCCATTCATTACTCCATTCTGCAGGGGAAAGAAAAAACAGGAATCACCATTATGTATATGGCTGAGAAGCTTGATGCCGGCGATATTTTAACACAAGTGGAAGTGCCGATTACGGAAAGAGATACAGTTGGCACTCTTCACGATAAACTTAGCGCTGCTGGATCAAAGCTTTTATCTGAAACACTGCCAAAGCTCCTGAATGGTGAACTCACTCCCGTCAGGCAAAATGATGAAAAAGCCACTTTTGCTTATAACATTAAAAGAGAACAGGAAAAAATCAACTGGAGCAAAACTGGAGAAGAAATCTATAACCATATCAGAGGGTTAAACCCATGGCCGGTTGCTTATACAACTTTTGACGGCAAAGTGATTAAAATCTGGAATTCGGAGAAGGTCAATTCTGCTGAAAGCAAAGAACCGGGAACAATAATCAGGCTTGAGGAAGATGGAATCGTTGTGGCAGCAGGGAATGAGACAGCCATTAAAATTACTGAAATGCAGCCTTCCGGAAAGAAAAAGATGCCAGCAGAACAATTTTTAAGAGGCGCAGGGTCCCATCTAACTGCCGGCGGCCGTTTGGGAGACCCCGAATGA
- the def gene encoding peptide deformylase, which produces MAVKKIVTYPAEILEAECEPVKVFDKKLGKLLNDMYDTMIEFDGVGLAAPQIGLSRQIAIVDIDDDFGTIEMINPVILETNGVQTGPEGCLSFPGLYGDVTRPEYVKIKAQDRKGKYFTLEAEDFLARAILHEIDHLHGVLFTSKVTRYLNEEELEGLEAE; this is translated from the coding sequence TTGGCAGTAAAAAAAATTGTAACTTATCCGGCTGAGATTCTAGAGGCAGAATGCGAACCCGTTAAGGTGTTTGATAAGAAGCTGGGCAAATTATTAAATGATATGTATGATACGATGATCGAATTCGATGGGGTCGGGCTTGCTGCTCCGCAAATCGGGCTTAGCAGGCAAATTGCCATTGTTGATATAGATGATGATTTTGGAACAATTGAAATGATTAATCCGGTAATCCTTGAAACGAATGGGGTACAGACAGGCCCTGAAGGGTGCCTGAGCTTTCCTGGGTTATATGGTGATGTAACTAGGCCTGAATATGTAAAAATCAAGGCGCAGGATCGAAAAGGGAAATATTTTACACTCGAGGCTGAAGATTTCCTGGCAAGAGCGATCCTCCATGAAATTGATCATTTGCATGGGGTGCTATTTACCTCAAAAGTTACAAGATACTTGAACGAAGAAGAGTTGGAAGGATTGGAAGCTGAATGA
- a CDS encoding DUF370 domain-containing protein — protein MSIKLINIGFGNIVSANRIISIVSPESAPIKRIIQDARDRGSLIDATYGRRTRAVIVMDSDHVILSAVQPETVAHRLNDRDEIVDEG, from the coding sequence ATGTCAATTAAACTGATCAATATCGGATTTGGCAATATTGTTTCTGCCAACCGGATAATATCAATAGTCAGTCCAGAATCTGCCCCGATTAAACGGATCATTCAGGACGCACGTGACCGGGGCTCTTTAATAGATGCTACGTATGGCAGGCGCACCCGGGCTGTTATTGTTATGGACAGTGACCATGTCATTTTGTCTGCGGTCCAGCCGGAAACTGTTGCGCACCGGTTAAATGACCGTGATGAAATTGTTGATGAAGGGTAG
- the rpoZ gene encoding DNA-directed RNA polymerase subunit omega translates to MLYPSIDSLMTKIDSKYSLVSVAAKRARKLQINARPQLESYKSHKNVGKALEEIHADQLHYRLGEKTANESYE, encoded by the coding sequence ATGCTTTATCCTTCTATTGATTCTCTAATGACAAAGATTGATTCCAAATATTCACTTGTTTCTGTTGCTGCCAAGCGTGCCCGCAAGCTTCAGATCAATGCCAGACCACAGCTTGAGAGCTATAAATCACATAAAAATGTGGGAAAAGCACTTGAAGAAATCCATGCAGACCAGCTTCATTACCGCCTGGGCGAAAAAACAGCCAATGAATCATACGAGTAA
- a CDS encoding calcium-translocating P-type ATPase, SERCA-type, whose translation MKFHEMNEREVEQALNTDIKAGLTEDDVKKRLKQYGYNELKEGEKQSALLLFFSQFKDFMVLVLLAATLISGLLGEYIDAIAIIAIVVINGFLGFFQERKAEKSLHALKELSAPQVIALRNGQWKKIPSKEVVAGDLLKVATGDRIGADMRIVESNSLEVEESALTGESLPVQKRTGSLKTANLAIGDMENMAFMGTMVTRGNGLGVVVGTGMNTAMGQIADLLQNAETMTTPLQRRLEQLGKILITAAILLTVLVVVAGVVQGQELYTMFLAGVSLAVAAIPEGLPAIVTVALSLGVQRMIRKKAIVRKLPAVETLGCASVICSDKTGTMTQNKMTVTHLWSGGKEWRVDGIGYEPQGHFYRNENQIEPKSDKALQQMLMFGMLCNHAEIQQKNNEFVIDGDPTEGALLVAAMKAGYNRSSLLSQFQIINEFPFDSARKMMSVVVKDHNGRQFIVTKGAPDVLAGKSESVLWEGRRQILSRELSGEIQGAIENLASQALRTIAIGYKEIPSKNVILDEKEAEKELTFIGLQGMIDPPRPEVREAVKECKEAGIKTIMITGDHVITAQAIAKQLGISAKGSKVLQGKDLAEMTVEDLEDMVEDVAVFARVSPEHKLKIVKALQNRGHIVAMTGDGVNDAPAIKAADIGISMGITGTDVAKEASALVLLDDNFATIKAAIKEGRNIYENIRKFIRYLLASNVGEILVMLFAMLLALPLPLVPIQILWVNLVTDGLPAMALGLDQPEENVMKRKPRSPKEGVFSRGLGWKVVSRGFLIGLVTLLAFIFAYRANPDHLAYAQTVAFATLVMAQLIHVFDCRSEKSVFSRNPFGNKYLVWAVISSLALVLVVIYYPPLQPIFHTVPIELRDWFMITGLSAVPTFLLAGTFLARKTK comes from the coding sequence ATGAAGTTCCATGAAATGAATGAAAGGGAGGTTGAGCAAGCCTTAAATACAGATATTAAGGCGGGCTTAACAGAGGATGATGTAAAAAAACGGCTTAAACAATATGGGTATAACGAATTGAAAGAGGGAGAAAAGCAGTCGGCTTTACTCTTATTTTTTAGTCAATTTAAAGATTTCATGGTTCTTGTCCTATTAGCAGCGACCTTAATATCGGGGCTGCTTGGTGAATATATTGATGCGATTGCCATTATTGCAATTGTAGTCATAAATGGCTTTTTGGGCTTCTTTCAGGAGAGAAAGGCGGAAAAGTCTTTACACGCACTTAAGGAATTATCAGCTCCTCAAGTTATTGCTTTACGTAATGGACAATGGAAAAAGATTCCCTCCAAAGAAGTGGTGGCAGGGGACCTGTTGAAAGTTGCAACAGGAGACAGAATTGGAGCAGATATGAGAATCGTAGAGTCCAATAGCCTGGAAGTTGAGGAATCCGCTTTAACGGGAGAATCTCTGCCTGTTCAAAAGAGAACTGGTTCCTTGAAAACTGCTAATCTTGCTATTGGGGATATGGAGAACATGGCTTTCATGGGGACTATGGTAACCCGTGGCAATGGGCTGGGTGTAGTTGTCGGAACAGGGATGAATACTGCCATGGGACAGATTGCTGATCTTCTGCAGAATGCGGAAACCATGACCACTCCGCTTCAGCGAAGATTGGAACAGCTGGGCAAAATCCTCATTACGGCAGCTATTTTACTGACTGTTCTTGTCGTTGTGGCTGGTGTGGTGCAGGGGCAGGAATTATATACAATGTTCCTTGCTGGCGTTTCTTTGGCAGTAGCAGCCATTCCAGAAGGACTCCCGGCCATCGTGACAGTAGCTCTGTCGCTTGGGGTACAAAGAATGATAAGAAAAAAAGCAATCGTCCGGAAGCTTCCAGCGGTTGAAACACTGGGCTGTGCATCAGTGATATGCTCAGACAAAACTGGTACAATGACTCAAAACAAAATGACTGTCACGCATCTCTGGAGCGGCGGGAAAGAGTGGAGAGTTGATGGTATCGGCTATGAGCCGCAAGGCCATTTTTATAGAAATGAGAATCAAATTGAACCGAAAAGTGATAAAGCACTCCAGCAAATGCTGATGTTTGGCATGTTATGCAACCATGCTGAAATACAGCAGAAAAATAATGAGTTTGTGATTGATGGAGATCCGACAGAAGGGGCTCTGCTAGTAGCGGCCATGAAGGCGGGCTATAACCGGAGCAGTCTGTTAAGTCAATTCCAGATTATCAATGAGTTTCCGTTTGACTCTGCCCGAAAAATGATGAGTGTTGTGGTAAAGGATCATAACGGAAGACAATTTATTGTAACCAAAGGAGCACCCGATGTATTAGCCGGGAAAAGTGAATCAGTTCTTTGGGAGGGCAGGCGGCAGATTCTTTCGAGGGAGCTCTCAGGTGAAATTCAGGGAGCGATAGAAAATCTAGCTTCACAAGCCTTGAGAACGATAGCGATTGGCTATAAGGAAATCCCCTCAAAAAATGTCATTCTTGATGAAAAAGAGGCGGAGAAGGAATTAACATTTATCGGGCTGCAGGGGATGATTGATCCGCCAAGGCCTGAGGTTAGGGAAGCAGTCAAGGAATGCAAGGAAGCAGGAATTAAAACGATCATGATCACAGGAGATCATGTGATTACAGCACAGGCTATTGCCAAGCAATTAGGCATTTCAGCAAAAGGCTCTAAAGTCCTTCAGGGTAAAGATTTGGCAGAGATGACGGTTGAAGATCTTGAAGATATGGTTGAAGATGTTGCAGTATTTGCCAGAGTATCGCCTGAGCATAAATTAAAAATTGTAAAGGCTCTCCAGAATAGAGGTCATATTGTTGCCATGACAGGTGATGGAGTCAACGATGCCCCCGCCATTAAAGCGGCAGATATCGGAATATCAATGGGCATTACAGGGACCGATGTTGCGAAAGAGGCATCTGCTTTAGTACTGCTCGATGATAATTTTGCTACCATAAAAGCCGCAATAAAAGAAGGAAGAAATATTTACGAGAATATACGAAAGTTTATCAGATATCTGCTTGCATCAAATGTTGGTGAAATTCTGGTTATGCTGTTTGCCATGCTTCTTGCCCTTCCGCTGCCCTTAGTGCCAATCCAGATTCTCTGGGTGAACCTGGTTACGGATGGACTTCCTGCAATGGCTCTTGGCCTTGACCAGCCAGAGGAAAATGTAATGAAGCGGAAGCCAAGGAGCCCCAAGGAAGGTGTGTTTTCAAGAGGGCTTGGCTGGAAAGTGGTTTCCAGAGGATTTCTAATTGGACTTGTGACATTACTGGCATTCATTTTTGCTTATAGGGCAAATCCGGATCATCTTGCGTATGCACAGACAGTAGCATTTGCCACATTGGTAATGGCACAGCTGATTCATGTATTTGATTGCCGCAGTGAAAAATCCGTGTTCTCGAGAAATCCTTTCGGCAACAAATATTTAGTCTGGGCAGTCATCTCGTCCCTTGCTTTAGTGCTGGTTGTCATATACTATCCGCCGCTTCAGCCAATTTTCCACACCGTCCCTATTGAATTGCGCGACTGGTTTATGATCACAGGACTCTCAGCCGTTCCAACATTTTTACTGGCAGGCACATTTTTGGCAAGAAAAACAAAATGA
- the priA gene encoding primosomal protein N' encodes MNIARVIVDVPAKQTDRAFDYKIPSQLKGVILPGMRVVVPFGPRKIQGFVTAIKAESDFQQLKSISEPMDLNPVLNQELLTLGEWLTEKTLCYKISAFQAMLPAALKAKYEKKLVMAKNANRKLLPEKVCTLFQKTEEITWDDAVKSGALPLLQKEASHGNIEIIYQVKERVKKKKVKQVFAAAAPNKLADYLQQLPGNATKQKELLEYFLHEEGPVDQKELFSLLGITSSTIKGLMQKGLLGQRDVEIYRNPFGDRKFERTVPLSLTDGQRKAIIPILNSIENNRHETFLLYGVTGSGKTEVYLQSIQRVLEDGKEAIVLVPEISLTPQMVKRFKGRFGNQVAVMHSGLSAGEKYDEWRKIQRKEVKVVVGARSAIFAPFENLGIIIIDEEHETSYKQEENPRYHARDVAIERAGNHKCPVVLGSATPSLESFARAHKGVYHLLTLENRMNNQALPSVDIIDMREELREGNRSMFSRKLLEKIKDRLGKKEQIVLFLNKRGHSSFVMCRDCGYVINCPHCDISLTYHRYNQQMKCHYCGYEAPVPNACPECESEHIRYFGTGTQKVEEELAKILPEAKVIRMDVDTTSRKGAHEKLLDQFQEGHADILLGTQMIAKGLDFPNITLVGVLSADTMLHLPDFRSSEKTFQLLTQVSGRAGRHELEGEVIIQTYTPEHYSIELAGEQDYDKFYEREMMVRKIHRYPPFYYISLVTVSHEELMKAVSVTEKITQYIQSKLSAESIVLGPVASPIPRINNRYRYQCLIKYKREPELGQTLKKILDNYQQDISTGGLSVSIDLNPYILM; translated from the coding sequence ATGAATATTGCGAGAGTCATTGTCGATGTACCTGCCAAACAGACTGACCGGGCATTTGACTACAAAATACCCTCTCAGCTGAAAGGTGTCATTCTCCCCGGCATGAGGGTTGTTGTTCCATTTGGACCAAGGAAGATCCAGGGGTTTGTAACAGCAATAAAAGCAGAGTCGGATTTTCAGCAGCTAAAATCCATTTCAGAGCCGATGGACTTAAATCCAGTCCTTAACCAGGAGCTTTTAACTCTTGGTGAATGGCTGACAGAAAAAACATTATGCTACAAAATTTCTGCCTTTCAGGCAATGCTGCCTGCAGCATTGAAGGCAAAGTACGAAAAGAAGCTTGTAATGGCAAAAAATGCAAATCGTAAACTGCTTCCTGAAAAAGTATGTACTCTCTTTCAGAAAACTGAAGAAATTACATGGGATGATGCAGTAAAAAGCGGAGCTTTGCCGCTTCTTCAAAAGGAAGCATCCCATGGAAATATCGAAATTATATACCAAGTAAAAGAACGAGTGAAAAAGAAAAAAGTAAAGCAGGTTTTCGCGGCTGCTGCCCCTAATAAGCTTGCTGATTACCTTCAGCAGCTTCCAGGCAACGCAACCAAACAGAAAGAATTGCTTGAGTATTTTCTTCATGAGGAGGGGCCGGTCGATCAGAAAGAGTTATTTTCCTTGCTTGGAATAACCTCGTCTACCATAAAAGGGCTTATGCAAAAAGGGCTGCTTGGCCAGAGGGACGTGGAAATTTACCGAAACCCATTTGGAGACCGTAAATTCGAAAGAACTGTACCGCTCTCTTTGACCGATGGACAGAGAAAGGCCATAATCCCCATCCTTAATTCTATTGAAAATAACAGGCATGAAACTTTTTTGCTTTATGGGGTAACAGGAAGCGGAAAAACTGAGGTGTATCTGCAATCCATTCAGCGAGTGCTTGAGGATGGCAAAGAAGCCATAGTCCTTGTTCCTGAGATTTCCTTAACTCCGCAGATGGTCAAACGCTTTAAGGGCAGGTTTGGCAATCAGGTTGCCGTCATGCATAGCGGCCTTTCAGCGGGAGAAAAGTATGATGAATGGAGAAAGATTCAGCGGAAGGAAGTCAAGGTTGTTGTCGGAGCGAGGTCGGCTATCTTTGCCCCTTTTGAAAACCTTGGAATCATTATCATTGATGAAGAGCACGAAACCAGCTATAAGCAGGAAGAAAACCCAAGATACCATGCAAGGGATGTTGCCATTGAAAGAGCGGGAAATCATAAATGTCCTGTTGTGCTTGGCAGTGCAACTCCCTCATTGGAATCTTTTGCGCGAGCACACAAAGGAGTTTACCATCTCCTCACTCTTGAAAATAGAATGAACAACCAGGCTCTCCCTTCCGTTGATATCATTGATATGCGGGAAGAGCTGCGTGAAGGAAACCGCTCGATGTTCTCAAGGAAGCTCCTTGAAAAAATTAAAGACCGTCTCGGGAAAAAAGAGCAGATCGTATTATTTTTAAATAAAAGAGGGCATTCTTCATTTGTTATGTGCAGGGACTGCGGATATGTTATTAATTGTCCTCATTGTGATATATCTTTGACTTATCATCGCTATAACCAGCAGATGAAATGCCATTACTGCGGCTATGAGGCACCCGTTCCGAATGCATGCCCGGAATGTGAAAGTGAGCATATCCGTTATTTTGGAACCGGCACTCAGAAAGTGGAAGAGGAATTGGCAAAAATATTGCCGGAAGCGAAGGTAATCCGGATGGATGTCGACACAACCAGCAGGAAGGGAGCACATGAAAAGCTCCTTGATCAATTCCAGGAAGGGCATGCAGATATTCTTCTTGGAACTCAGATGATTGCTAAAGGCCTTGATTTCCCCAATATTACCTTAGTAGGCGTGCTCTCGGCAGACACGATGCTGCACCTGCCTGATTTCCGCTCTTCTGAAAAAACCTTTCAGCTTCTGACTCAGGTAAGCGGGCGTGCTGGGAGGCATGAATTGGAGGGGGAGGTAATTATTCAGACCTACACTCCTGAACATTATAGTATTGAACTGGCGGGGGAACAGGATTACGATAAATTTTATGAAAGAGAAATGATGGTCCGCAAAATTCATAGATATCCCCCTTTCTACTATATATCCCTTGTTACCGTCAGCCACGAGGAATTAATGAAGGCTGTTTCGGTAACTGAGAAGATCACGCAGTACATTCAGTCAAAATTATCTGCAGAGAGCATAGTCCTTGGTCCGGTTGCATCGCCGATACCGCGGATCAATAATAGATATCGGTATCAATGTCTGATAAAATACAAGCGGGAGCCGGAACTTGGCCAGACGCTTAAGAAAATCCTGGATAATTATCAGCAGGATATTTCAACTGGGGGCCTATCCGTCTCCATTGACCTGAATCCATATATTTTAATGTAG
- a CDS encoding YicC/YloC family endoribonuclease: MAVSMTGYGRSKKDSGQCSITVEIKTVNHRFTEFQIRMPRQLMHMEDKIKKKLNGHIKRGRIEVYITIDGDGLSSRKVNVDWELLDEYFQYITAIQTKYQISTDLSIGNVIREELIGIEEKESGNEELSQMVLSAAEEACLQLMEMRRLEGDELEKDLRSHLSLLSSRVLKLREYAPKVVQLYRERLEKRMKEFLDGQVDEPRILTEVAMFADKADISEELTRLQSHINQFEKTLQLSEPAGRKLDFILQEMNREANTIGSKANSAEIAAEVVEIKSLLEKMKEQVQNIE, translated from the coding sequence ATGGCAGTAAGCATGACTGGTTATGGCAGAAGCAAGAAAGATTCCGGGCAATGTTCCATTACGGTTGAAATAAAGACTGTAAACCATCGTTTTACCGAGTTTCAGATCAGAATGCCCAGACAGCTGATGCATATGGAAGACAAGATAAAGAAAAAGCTTAACGGGCATATCAAAAGAGGCAGAATCGAGGTTTATATCACCATTGACGGCGATGGCCTGTCCAGCAGGAAAGTTAATGTTGACTGGGAACTATTGGATGAATATTTTCAGTACATAACTGCAATTCAAACAAAGTATCAAATTTCAACGGATCTATCCATCGGGAATGTCATACGGGAAGAACTGATTGGCATCGAAGAAAAGGAGTCCGGCAATGAAGAATTGAGCCAGATGGTCCTTTCTGCTGCTGAAGAGGCATGCCTGCAGTTAATGGAGATGAGGAGGCTTGAGGGGGATGAGCTGGAAAAAGATCTCCGAAGCCATCTTAGTCTTTTAAGCAGCAGGGTGCTTAAGCTGAGAGAGTATGCCCCAAAGGTCGTGCAGCTTTACCGGGAGAGATTGGAAAAGCGTATGAAAGAATTTCTTGATGGCCAGGTGGATGAGCCGAGAATTTTAACAGAGGTAGCGATGTTCGCTGATAAAGCGGATATCAGTGAAGAACTGACAAGGCTTCAAAGTCATATTAACCAATTTGAAAAGACCCTTCAGCTTTCAGAACCGGCTGGAAGAAAACTTGACTTTATTCTGCAGGAAATGAACCGGGAGGCCAATACAATCGGCTCCAAGGCAAACAGTGCAGAGATAGCTGCCGAAGTGGTTGAAATAAAGAGTTTATTGGAAAAAATGAAGGAACAAGTTCAAAATATTGAATAG